The following coding sequences lie in one Amycolatopsis cihanbeyliensis genomic window:
- a CDS encoding transposase, with protein sequence MIDSGRTIAEVSRELGIDAGMLSVWVKDERRRVTAAEVHGDKPLEAAERAELLRLRGQVAELEKDNAFLVKASAYFAAMQKNRPGSL encoded by the coding sequence GTGATCGATTCCGGCCGGACGATCGCTGAGGTTTCCCGCGAGCTGGGTATCGACGCGGGCATGTTGAGTGTCTGGGTCAAAGACGAACGTCGACGGGTCACCGCGGCCGAGGTCCACGGAGACAAACCTCTGGAGGCCGCCGAGCGGGCCGAACTGTTGCGGTTGCGCGGACAGGTGGCCGAGCTGGAGAAGGACAACGCGTTCCTGGTAAAAGCTTCGGCGTACTTTGCCGCGATGCAGAAGAACCGGCCCGGTTCGCTCTGA
- a CDS encoding EVE domain-containing protein, producing MNEPQLVLQPRGGPEHNGPRNFRVSVRQGVQLSDHSAALGNDRAALTDLYPDGIARLWGSTPAANKSNAKAVALRDRKVGDRVLFYADKAFFAEATILHLFYNPTLAESVWGTDEDGSTWEHVMALGDVREFESPIPAAQVLGPLGMTATLRSLTLVPTEKYAVVRELITSTQGRQPRYWLLHCNPKTWDVWSWWEERTTSLNTWTVARHLEDLRVGDPFALWVSGSAAGIYALGALASEPYVTQEFDDHWAERPKRRHVVDLRFDRFIFDEPLTKRALAGDPVFADALVMRMPGSPNPIPLTPEQWETITRTAGVRGRKERVAPSETVVTSRPVGDVPERTTANGQSGPRVVDFREAKLVKWYTDTLGRELRCLSALLPSGERLVCDLFDPETNTLIEAKASNERSDVRLALGQLLDYQHHIKPDAELAVLLPVPPSASVAEVLHAHDVTVISRDGRTAPRDS from the coding sequence ATGAACGAACCCCAGCTCGTGTTGCAGCCACGCGGGGGCCCCGAGCACAACGGGCCGCGGAACTTCAGGGTGTCAGTCCGGCAGGGGGTGCAGTTGTCCGACCACTCTGCCGCACTCGGCAACGATCGAGCCGCGCTCACCGACCTCTATCCCGACGGGATCGCCAGGCTGTGGGGCTCAACGCCAGCCGCGAACAAGAGCAACGCCAAGGCCGTCGCGCTCCGCGACCGCAAGGTCGGCGACCGGGTGCTGTTCTACGCGGACAAGGCGTTCTTCGCCGAGGCCACCATCCTCCACCTGTTCTACAACCCGACACTCGCGGAGTCAGTGTGGGGAACGGACGAGGATGGCAGCACGTGGGAGCACGTCATGGCCCTCGGCGATGTCCGCGAGTTCGAGTCACCGATCCCTGCCGCTCAGGTACTGGGCCCGCTGGGCATGACGGCAACGTTGCGCAGCCTGACCCTCGTGCCGACGGAAAAGTACGCCGTAGTTCGAGAATTGATCACGAGCACACAGGGTCGCCAGCCCCGCTATTGGTTGCTCCACTGCAACCCCAAGACGTGGGACGTCTGGTCCTGGTGGGAGGAGCGGACGACGTCGCTGAACACCTGGACGGTCGCCAGACACCTCGAGGATCTGCGAGTGGGTGACCCCTTCGCGCTATGGGTGTCTGGTTCCGCCGCGGGCATCTACGCGTTAGGCGCTCTAGCTTCGGAGCCATACGTTACTCAAGAGTTCGACGACCACTGGGCCGAGCGCCCGAAGCGGCGGCATGTGGTCGACCTTCGCTTCGACCGCTTCATATTCGATGAACCGCTCACCAAGCGAGCATTGGCCGGCGACCCGGTGTTCGCCGATGCACTGGTCATGCGCATGCCGGGCTCGCCCAACCCGATCCCGCTGACACCCGAGCAGTGGGAAACGATCACAAGGACGGCAGGCGTGCGGGGGCGCAAGGAGCGCGTGGCGCCGTCGGAGACCGTGGTGACGTCGCGCCCCGTGGGCGATGTCCCCGAGCGCACGACCGCAAACGGCCAGTCCGGTCCTCGCGTGGTCGACTTCCGCGAAGCGAAGCTGGTGAAGTGGTACACCGACACCCTGGGACGGGAACTGCGTTGCCTCAGCGCGCTGCTTCCCTCCGGCGAACGGCTCGTATGCGACCTATTCGACCCCGAGACGAACACGCTCATCGAGGCCAAAGCGTCCAACGAGCGCTCCGATGTCCGCCTGGCGCTCGGCCAGCTGCTGGACTACCAGCACCACATCAAGCCCGATGCCGAACTGGCGGTGCTCCTCCCCGTGCCACCGTCAGCGAGCGTCGCCGAAGTGCTCCACGCTCACGACGTCACCGTCATATCCCGGGATGGCCGGACGGCACCTCGAGACAGCTGA
- a CDS encoding acyl carrier protein, protein MGHETDDAVVAALVEIVSCVMGIPTDKVRTDASFQNSLNIDSIGMLEVVLGIESRLQVSIPDAEIRRFADGSIEDAATWIRNELRLQGSGSREAPRSDGRGR, encoded by the coding sequence GTGGGTCATGAGACAGACGACGCTGTCGTTGCAGCCTTGGTAGAAATCGTGTCGTGCGTCATGGGCATTCCAACGGACAAGGTCAGGACCGACGCGAGTTTCCAGAACAGCTTGAACATCGACTCGATCGGGATGTTGGAGGTGGTTCTCGGAATCGAGTCCCGCCTTCAGGTGAGCATCCCAGATGCGGAGATCCGACGGTTCGCCGACGGAAGTATTGAGGACGCCGCGACCTGGATCCGTAACGAACTCCGTCTGCAAGGTTCCGGTAGCCGCGAGGCTCCGCGATCCGACGGCCGGGGCCGCTGA
- a CDS encoding IS3 family transposase, whose amino-acid sequence MAKYAGPDKFADTTTSPPNTRFSVRRMARLLGVSRAGYYAHVKRVAATVLTPRQQRRADLEVKITQAHKDSSGIYGSPRITAELREQGEVVTAKTVAKIMASIGLEGISPRTFKVKTTVVDPAASFPPDLVDRHFDRDRLDAVWLTDITYLTCGQGDMFLCAIRDGQSRKVLGYSVSDHIGAEMVTDAIDAAVGTRGGRCRGTILHSDRGGEYTAHLTATACFRHGLRRSMGATGICWDNSPAESFWSTFKHEHYYRHAYATKTELVAAIDKWISFYNSTRRHSAIGMLSPDNFEQALRTAA is encoded by the coding sequence ATGGCCAAGTACGCCGGCCCCGACAAGTTCGCTGACACCACCACTTCGCCGCCGAACACGCGGTTCTCAGTGCGGCGTATGGCGCGGCTGCTGGGCGTGTCGAGGGCGGGCTACTACGCGCATGTGAAACGTGTGGCGGCAACGGTGTTGACTCCGCGGCAGCAACGCCGAGCCGATCTCGAGGTGAAGATCACCCAGGCGCACAAGGACTCGAGCGGGATCTACGGGTCGCCGCGGATCACCGCCGAGCTGCGTGAGCAGGGCGAGGTGGTCACAGCGAAGACCGTCGCCAAGATCATGGCCTCGATCGGGCTTGAGGGCATCAGCCCGCGCACGTTCAAGGTGAAGACGACAGTGGTCGATCCGGCCGCGTCGTTCCCACCGGATCTGGTCGACCGGCACTTCGACCGGGACCGGCTCGACGCGGTCTGGCTGACCGACATCACGTACCTGACGTGTGGTCAGGGTGACATGTTCCTGTGCGCGATCCGGGACGGACAGTCCCGGAAAGTGTTGGGCTACAGCGTATCCGACCACATCGGCGCCGAGATGGTCACCGACGCCATCGATGCCGCCGTGGGCACCCGTGGCGGCAGATGCCGTGGCACGATCCTGCATTCCGACCGTGGCGGCGAGTACACCGCGCACCTGACAGCGACGGCGTGCTTCCGGCACGGCCTGCGCCGGTCGATGGGCGCGACCGGAATCTGCTGGGACAACAGCCCAGCGGAGTCGTTCTGGTCGACGTTCAAACACGAGCACTACTACCGGCACGCCTACGCCACGAAGACAGAACTCGTTGCCGCGATTGACAAATGGATCAGCTTCTACAACAGTACGCGGCGGCACTCCGCGATCGGGATGCTCAGCCCCGACAACTTCGAGCAGGCACTCCGAACGGCGGCCTGA
- a CDS encoding condensation domain-containing protein translates to MTGHRLRESDPGRHWCSGQDEKREGVTKSELESHRWAHLASTHRGFAFKGPRDPQGRIEEQPWGNAYELCIVSGPVDIVRFARAVRKVVRRQLAFRGRFARRNGEDVFATAEGPLLKLRTLRRGSVSGGSADEASVWVHKTLARCAGKPFRLQHDPLTRVVLAEDADDRWRMLIVQDHSISDGWTLKLLTNAVMQEYRRDSSVVSSDRRLEPCGYDSSYFDWYEGPGQIEREPAEAARKTWQAIADDTSLLAARPVIPGGRWVPRANRLQDRLFLYRFTADEEHRLKVRAEWLGCGLADLLLTSVQLAMLAITRVCPPISYIYSGRRAPSVWRVMGLFCEEMLTVPLPASDCDPLDQWMRRFLGRNHPRPSLGNLSVFDIHSARSEENLVTHFNFLPLRRTIQTDTGVRLDPATREEYEALTTPPLSNRFGIAVKVWDSAERAMELSVSVDHRICPRPDRAALAMLYGALVDGETRISMSEAIETVRSLWSGTMSARKTV, encoded by the coding sequence GTGACTGGACACCGACTTCGGGAAAGTGACCCGGGACGCCATTGGTGCTCCGGGCAAGACGAGAAACGAGAAGGCGTGACCAAATCAGAACTCGAGAGTCACCGATGGGCCCATCTAGCGAGCACTCACCGAGGGTTCGCCTTCAAGGGACCTCGAGACCCGCAAGGCCGGATCGAGGAGCAGCCCTGGGGGAACGCTTATGAGCTCTGCATCGTAAGCGGTCCCGTCGACATCGTCCGATTCGCGCGTGCCGTGCGCAAAGTCGTCCGCCGACAGCTCGCGTTCCGTGGGCGATTCGCTCGCCGGAATGGGGAGGACGTCTTCGCGACCGCGGAAGGCCCGCTCCTGAAGCTGAGAACGCTTCGCCGAGGCAGCGTCTCGGGTGGCTCGGCCGATGAAGCCTCTGTATGGGTCCATAAGACACTTGCACGCTGTGCCGGCAAACCCTTCCGCCTCCAACACGACCCGCTGACCCGGGTTGTGTTGGCCGAGGACGCCGACGACCGCTGGCGGATGCTCATCGTGCAGGACCACAGCATCAGCGACGGATGGACCCTCAAGTTGCTCACCAATGCAGTCATGCAGGAATATCGGCGGGACTCGTCGGTGGTGTCGTCGGACCGAAGGCTCGAGCCATGCGGGTACGACAGCTCATACTTCGACTGGTACGAGGGTCCGGGGCAGATCGAGCGGGAGCCCGCCGAGGCTGCGAGGAAGACGTGGCAGGCGATTGCCGACGACACTAGCCTTCTGGCCGCTCGACCCGTGATTCCCGGCGGGCGCTGGGTCCCGAGGGCGAACCGCCTCCAAGACCGGCTATTTCTGTACCGGTTCACGGCGGACGAGGAGCACCGGCTCAAGGTGAGGGCCGAGTGGCTCGGATGTGGCTTGGCCGATCTTCTCCTCACGAGCGTGCAACTGGCGATGCTCGCGATCACCCGCGTTTGCCCTCCGATCAGCTATATTTACAGTGGACGGCGCGCCCCTAGCGTGTGGCGAGTCATGGGGCTGTTCTGCGAGGAGATGCTGACTGTTCCATTGCCGGCGAGCGACTGCGATCCGCTCGACCAGTGGATGAGACGATTCCTGGGCCGGAACCACCCACGGCCGAGCCTCGGTAACCTCAGCGTGTTCGACATCCACTCAGCACGGTCCGAGGAGAATCTTGTTACCCACTTCAATTTCCTCCCCCTGCGTCGCACCATCCAGACGGACACCGGTGTTCGTCTGGATCCCGCGACGCGGGAGGAGTATGAGGCCCTCACGACCCCGCCGCTCTCTAACAGGTTTGGGATCGCAGTAAAGGTGTGGGATTCGGCCGAGCGCGCGATGGAGCTGAGCGTGAGCGTAGATCATCGGATATGTCCGCGACCGGACCGTGCGGCGCTCGCGATGCTGTACGGAGCGCTGGTGGACGGGGAAACTCGCATCTCGATGTCGGAGGCGATCGAGACCGTGCGCTCCCTGTGGAGCGGAACGATGTCGGCGCGAAAGACAGTCTGA
- a CDS encoding AMP-binding protein → MAAVHDDVEVSPGGPPSAACVLHTSGTSGVPKPVVLEHDGLAHRIASLRAIYEIGPADKIAQLAAPSVDVILWETLLAFAAGAQLAIPAGSCRTPGPALARWLAEHDITVMSCTPTMLAALPQVDLPALRLIVLGGERLDATRHAFWIKRHQVANAYGPAEATIETHVCPRAPLESPTPIGRPVDGVDDFLLDDRRLPVPDGQVGELYLGGVGLAARYAGLPEATAAAFQPVIVDGRMRRLYRTGDLAFRRLDGQLVFVDRADRQLNIGGPNVAQPELCSSSTDHSSPYSHPPAATQS, encoded by the coding sequence ATGGCCGCGGTCCACGATGACGTTGAGGTCTCGCCGGGCGGGCCTCCGTCTGCGGCATGTGTACTGCACACGTCCGGCACGTCCGGGGTTCCGAAGCCGGTGGTCCTGGAACATGACGGGTTGGCTCATCGCATCGCGAGCCTGCGGGCGATATACGAAATCGGCCCGGCGGACAAGATCGCTCAGCTCGCAGCGCCGTCGGTTGATGTCATCTTGTGGGAGACGTTGCTCGCGTTCGCCGCGGGTGCGCAGTTGGCCATCCCGGCGGGCTCGTGCCGAACTCCGGGCCCAGCATTGGCGCGCTGGCTGGCCGAGCACGACATCACCGTCATGTCGTGCACCCCGACGATGCTCGCCGCGCTGCCGCAAGTCGACCTGCCAGCGCTACGTCTGATTGTCCTCGGCGGAGAACGCCTCGATGCGACTCGGCATGCCTTCTGGATCAAGCGTCACCAGGTCGCGAACGCCTACGGGCCCGCTGAGGCGACCATTGAGACGCATGTCTGCCCGCGAGCACCGCTGGAGAGCCCGACACCGATCGGCCGTCCGGTGGACGGCGTCGACGACTTCCTGCTCGACGATAGACGCCTGCCTGTTCCAGATGGCCAGGTCGGCGAGCTCTACCTGGGTGGTGTAGGGCTGGCCGCCCGCTACGCTGGCCTCCCCGAGGCCACCGCGGCGGCGTTCCAGCCGGTGATTGTCGACGGCCGAATGCGTCGGCTCTACCGGACCGGCGACCTGGCGTTCCGGCGACTGGATGGCCAGCTGGTGTTCGTTGACCGCGCGGATCGGCAACTCAACATCGGTGGACCTAACGTGGCACAACCCGAACTCTGCTCCTCGTCGACGGACCACAGCTCACCATACAGCCACCCACCTGCTGCTACACAGAGTTAG